One Methanococcus aeolicus Nankai-3 DNA segment encodes these proteins:
- the mptN gene encoding tetrahydromethanopterin:alpha-L-glutamate ligase: MKIGIITEERDWITCSLERVLIKRDITPIYIKPSKIVSFTGMDIKFKCNNENLLKLNCAFVRDLGDGTDYYRFDALKYLGEVMPLINPAEGLENAGNKYKTSMILDKNNIPHPKTIITEDLDKALMWSEKFKDCVVKPIFGNRGKGIIRLGNKPIINKINLLKEFKKKYGLFYIQEFIRNPNNVYRDIRAFVIGDKVVSAMYRTSNNWLTNIHQQGTGKPCEITPEIEELAIKAKDSMGLIYGGVDLMESKDGLKVIEVNGAPSWETLSKVSNVNVTEKLIDFVLNNVKDRYY; this comes from the coding sequence ATGAAAATAGGAATTATTACAGAAGAAAGGGACTGGATTACCTGTTCGTTGGAACGAGTTTTAATTAAAAGGGATATTACTCCGATATATATAAAACCTTCCAAAATAGTTTCATTTACTGGAATGGACATAAAATTTAAATGTAATAATGAAAATCTATTAAAATTAAATTGTGCTTTTGTTAGGGACCTCGGTGATGGGACTGATTATTATAGATTTGATGCCCTAAAATATTTGGGGGAAGTTATGCCGTTGATAAATCCAGCAGAAGGACTGGAAAATGCAGGAAATAAATATAAAACTTCAATGATTTTGGATAAAAACAACATACCACACCCTAAAACCATCATTACAGAAGATTTAGATAAAGCACTAATGTGGTCAGAAAAATTTAAAGATTGTGTCGTAAAACCAATATTTGGCAATAGAGGGAAAGGCATTATTAGATTGGGAAATAAACCAATAATTAATAAAATAAATCTATTAAAAGAATTTAAGAAAAAATACGGCTTATTTTATATTCAGGAATTTATACGAAATCCAAATAATGTATATAGAGATATAAGGGCATTTGTTATTGGAGATAAGGTTGTTTCTGCAATGTATAGGACCTCAAATAATTGGCTAACCAACATACACCAGCAGGGAACTGGAAAACCTTGCGAAATTACACCAGAAATCGAAGAATTAGCGATTAAAGCAAAAGATTCTATGGGGCTTATATATGGTGGTGTGGATTTGATGGAAAGTAAAGATGGGCTAAAAGTAATAGAAGTTAATGGAGCTCCCTCATGGGAAACTCTTTCGAAAGTTTCAAATGTAAATGTCACTGAAAAATTAATAGATTTCGTGTTGAATAATGTTAAAGATAGATATTATTAA